A portion of the Acidimicrobiia bacterium genome contains these proteins:
- a CDS encoding WhiB family transcriptional regulator, protein MFATEYTADIEQERWRAQARCADSSSALVDLFFSEQIDDILRAKAFCLECPVRQPCLDGAIARREPWGVWGGELFANGKVLAHKRRRGRPPKVRPPEPVIEELVPIYPVEKSA, encoded by the coding sequence ATGTTCGCCACGGAGTACACCGCAGACATCGAACAGGAGCGCTGGCGTGCACAGGCACGCTGCGCGGACAGCTCGTCCGCGCTCGTCGACCTGTTCTTCTCGGAGCAGATCGACGACATCCTGCGCGCCAAGGCTTTCTGCCTCGAGTGCCCGGTGCGTCAGCCGTGCCTCGACGGGGCCATCGCGCGGCGTGAGCCGTGGGGTGTGTGGGGTGGCGAGCTCTTCGCGAACGGAAAGGTGCTGGCCCACAAGCGCCGGCGCGGGCGTCCGCCGAAGGTGCGGCCGCCCGAGCCGGTGATCGAGGAGCTCGTACCGATCTACCCGGTCGAGAAGAGCGCGTAA